The segment GTGAAAAAGATATGATAGGAAGAAATAGCCTACAGAAAACATAcattagctctttttttttttttttttgcagtcaagCAAGAATTTTTGGAATTTGGGAAATGTTCTCCCTAATGTTTATATACAGGTGACCACTGACAGAGGTGTCTCTGTGATCTCTGACTTGGTTTCATCCAGACCTCCACTGTGAAATTAGTATTTGATGGATTTATAAATAAAGTCTGAACTTTATGCGTACCTCTAACACATCAAATTTGGCAGTTTTGACCTTGGACCAAGTTTTCTTTAGCCGTGCCACAGGACTCAAGTTCATGCCAGCTAAGTGGAGAGGAAggagataaaacaaaaacaactgagtTGAAATAACATAGGGCTAACATACTCGTACGTCAGCACCTTGCTTATACTTTGGAAGGCAGTTCAGCTTGACAAACAGAAGATATAGTTAATACCCCACCACCACGCACACACATTCATCTGTCACCGATGCGTACTGTGCCTGTAGAAGCGCTGGTGTGTTCAGCTAGCTTAGGGCAAGTATGAGTATGGTCTTATCAGTTGGGCTGTAAAATGAAGTGCCTTTTGTCATCTGTGTTCAGGATACTCACAGATAATAGCCATCATTGAGTTGAAATTTCCAATATTGAAGCACTCTCTTGCCACATCAATGAAAAATTCCACCATTCTTGTTCgctgttttttctttaccacCTGGAAAAATCAAGATCTGTTAAGAGGGAAGGGATGGCCTGAATTTTGGATAGGATGTTCAGTTAAAGGCATTATAAGCTGATTGAAGAGAGACTTCAAGACTTCATCTAGTTAAGCAATCTGATTACAGAGGCctgaagatattttattaagatctattttttaataaaatagtaTGTGAGGCCATTACCAATGATTTGCCTGGTTGTGGGTGAGTGTAATTTGTTGTTTATACATCAAGTTCAATGTCTTAGAGAACTTGTATGAACAAGCTGGACACTTCTCAGCTGCTTCCTGTTGCTGGGAAAGGGAGACAACATCAACCCGCTGTCAGAAGAATATATGCCAAAAAGCTTAAACCTAAGAAGGAATCAGCGGACAGATTTAAGACCACGGTGTGTAACTTGGATGTGAAGAGGAATAATGGCcatgtcttgattttttttatttttatttttttccccttatatTCTGTATAGTATAGATGTATACCTTAGGAATTTatgtatgcatttaaaaataaataaaaattctgaaatccCAACTCAAACTCCATACAACTTCTATCTTGCTACTTGACTGTTACTATGGAACCTACCCAAAACTAGAGAATACTTGCAAAGGTAAATATAGCTGTGAACTCTTAATTACATAAGCATGCAAATAATTTAATGCTTGAATGATGCAATTACCTTTAATTAGATTGCTTCTGTTTAAATCTCTGTTAGACCACTACCTACCACTTGTGCTTAAGGACAGGGTTATTTTGTGATCTCATCTACTGCTGGTACCTACCCTGCAAATCTCTGTGGCCACCAGCATGCTAAGACAATTGAACCAGTTGTCGTAGGCCTCCAAATTGTAGGTTTTGGTAACATCGCCTCGGCACTGTAAGAGAAAAGACCACGTGTTTATTAGTCTTATCTTTTATCGTGATGAAGTTGGCATACTAAGAGGTAAACTTCCCCTCCTGTCTTGTTCAAAATCTTATTGGATTCTGTTTAAGGCATGAGCTTAAAGAAGGTTAGAAAATGGAAACCTTTTGCGCACAAATTCTGATcagtctttatttctgtttctctctgcatCCCTTCCTGTACCTTGTGATTATCCAGGGAGTCCATGTGGCTGACAATCTGCATCAGATCCTCTGGGTAAATGTTGCTCACCCGTTCCTGGGTCAGAAAGATTAGAGATTGTCATTGTGCAGGCAGACAGAGTTCAGTGAAAAGTGCACCAGTAAGACCTAAGTTATTTGATAGTTTTGTAACTTTCATCTTCTTTAAGCTTTCTTTACGGATGAATACAAAGTGTTTCTATTGGGGGTACCTGGATGTTCTCGTTCATCACttggtattttgttttaagtaaCGCATTAGAGGCTTTCACTGAACCCTATAGCAAAATACATGTTACTGAGTACATTAATACTTAATAAATGGAAAACGAAATAATTCACTCAAATTAATGTCTCACCAGTTCAATATGGGTTAGTTGTTGTGCCAGGATCAGCGGGTCACAGCACACACTCAGGATGTCCTTTTGAGTAGACTGTGGCTTGGTTTTGAGGATGGTGCCTTTGTCAGTAGCAGGTTGCCggaatttctcttttatttcctggTACTGGCTCCGTGCGGAGAGAGCCAACAGGAGATTCTGTGTCATCTGGCTAATGATCTTTTTTACTGTGCCATTTTCCTATGAGAAAGGCAGACACAACGTCTTAAAAACCTTTAATTCTTGCAAAGAATTTCTGACTGGCAAAAGATCTATTATCTTTCATCTTATTTGAGCTGGCCATCCTGTGACAAAAGAACTCCCCACACAAGTACGTAACGACGTTACATCTGCCTGCCTCCCCAGCTCTGTTTCGCTGTTTGGCTCGTCTACTTGTTGTGGTGGCTTTTGACTGGTACCATATTTCAAAGGCTTCTGGGTAAACAGCTTAAAAGTGGGGATAGTGAAAGGTGGCTGAGCTGCTCGTACAAGGCTTCTTGGATCTATTGCACTTCAAGTGATGAAAAGCTTTCCCATTCTGATCAGACCCCTGATGATCAAGTCTACTTAGCCCACGCAGAATCCAGGGCACGCACGCCATGTCCGGAAATATACCCCTAAAATATCCCCGGTGTGGGTTTGAACAATTAAAGCCTCCACAGATCTAGGCAGGAGCACAATATCCATGTTCTTTGATAATTAAAATGCCCTTTTGTTTGCTGAGTGCAGGTTTTATGTCCTTACAGATCCAAACCTTACACTggtaatgcaaaacaaaaaaaaaccaaaccccaaaAAACCACTCAGGTTTTTTAGATAACTAAAGCAAttgaattatttctgcagtggaCTCTTTGTGTCCTATAGACGTTTCCTTCTGAGGCCAACCCTGAAGAGCTAGCCTGATCACATTTCTACTCCTCTGTCCCTCCTGTTACCACTTCAAAGGACTTGAGTTTTTTGACTTCACTCTCACTGATGCTGGAAAAACTAATTCTTAACagtccttttcctttccattacACTATTGTTCTTTTGCTTACGTGCAAGTTATTTCTCTTGAAGTTAGCCACAAGGTTAGATCTTAGCTTACGATATACTGTGTTGGTTTCTGCCAGTCAACTGGATGTGCTAAAATGAGCTGCAATGACTCTGATCGTTCAAAAAAGCTGCTAATGTGCAGTGATAACGGAAATTATGTAGCAGATGTGAGAGAAGATGACAACCAAATACTTGTATATTGCATGCTATAATTAAGCAATAATAGTGTCGGAATGTTGCTTTACAAGGCAATAATCCGACtcccaagtggaaaaaaatgaaaagctgaaaacagtgTAGCTCATCTTGATGAGCAACTGGATTACCACTAAAAAGCAGCTGGCTGGAGCCATTTTGGATATTGTGCTACAAGTGCTTAGAAATGCCAAGGGAACATGGTGGGGGGACTGAAATAGAGAGCTAATTCTGCTCTCTGCTATATTGAGCTTTCTGTTGAAATCACTTGACCTCAGCCACTGTGTCTGACTTGCCATGCCCCTAGGAGGAGGAAAACTTTCTAGCTATGGATCATAGGGAATCAAATCTGAAGGCAGATGAGATTAAATAGATTTTGGGAGTAAATGTAGGGAGAAACTGCAGTGATATTAAAAACTATGACTGACTTAAGCTAGTGGGAATTTATCTGTATCTTAACATTTAGACAAAGGCTCTTGGAGAGTTTTGGCAGTTTCCTGCTCTTCATGGTCTTACCCTAAATTTTCTTGTAACTTTGGAAAGTAAAGCTGAAAGTTTCAGCTGGTCTGAGCAGGTATGACTTGGAGTTTAGTTTCCAGTGTCATTGAGTTGAAAATAACTTGTCCTTGTCTGTGTTCTGACAGTCCTATACCTAACTGGTGTGCAACCTTGTATTACTGGGATGAGCATGACTGCTGTGTGTCAGTTCCTGTTTTATTCTGCTATCATCTATGTGAGAAAAGTGCCCTACAGGGATTTGGAAAAGCTTTAAtatagtaattttaaaaaaaatatataaattattacCATAATTCCCTGCTGAAGGACAGTATGGGTAATTGCTTAGAACAGGAAAGAAGCaacaaatactgaaagcaaGAGCTGCTTTTTTGTCAGTGTCACATTCTGTCTCCTAGAAGATAGAAGTGCATAGCTCTTTCCTGATGACTTGTAGCTTTGTTAAGGGGATAAATACTATGATGCTGTAATTAATGGACATCATCAGAAGCTTCAGACACCAGAATGCTGAGCCATTCTGAGGTGTTTTCTCCCAAGCGAGAATTTATTCATACATACAAGTGAGTGGAAAGGGACAGAGAAGGGAAGGTCACAACTTTTTTCTAGTTCAAAATGGTGGACGAATAAAATACCAAGATACACATGCTCAACAATTGCTATTTTGCCAAGTTCCTTTTCACAGTCGTATCTTTGCCAGCATACACCTCTCTGTCCTGTTTACAGAGGGAATAGAAGGCATACTATAATCctatctgcttttctcttcctactAAGGCAGTGACATTTAGCAGCAGCCAGGTAAACAATTTTGCTGATGCAACACAACTGACATAATTCCTTTTGACAACCTGGTAACACCTAATTGTGCTGTGCCCTATCACTGCTTCACACAGTGCTGTCAAACCTgttgctcttcattttctctgtacttGAATCAACCAAAACAGCTTGCAATACAATTGTCTTCCCATTTCCTGCTAATTGTTCTCAAGAGCATCTTGAAGTTTTGGGCTTCAAAACACGGAGAAACTTCTGTAAAATAACCCTTCACGTTCACACAAACACATTACAGATGATTCCACTGCACTTCTTGATTACATCCTCCTGTCTATTAATGCCCTCAGCGACTTTCTCAATAAGGAAAAAGCACAGGTTTTGTCAGTgttctttttaacaaaataaaaagtaacagCCTTTGTATTGTAACTTGCTTTAGCTGACTGGGAGATCTagggtgtgttttttttttttttttttttttttccccacagactGAAAACTCAGAGTGGTAGGCTTGATGACTGGCCAGCTAGCAGAGCTCAAAGAACTTCCTTTGTGAAAATACTGTGCATGGCACCCTAGAAGTCACTCATAAGCATCTTCTTCTTGAGCTGGAGTACACTGACGTATCTCAGGTGGTGAGGTACCGGAACAGGTtccctggagaagctgtggatgcatcatccttggaggtgttcaaggccaggtcgaatggggccctgggcagcttgatctggtgcctgatttagtggttgctaaccctgcccaaggcaggaagttggaactagatgatctttaaggtctcttccaacccaagccattctatgtttctatgaacTAGCTGATATTTTTGTGGGATCTGGACACAGAGCAGTAACAAAGCATGAAAGATGGCATGTAATTCATTATGAAGGTTAACTACATTGTGCCATGAGCGTcactgttctttcctttctccttctgcatCATTTTTCATATCGTTGTGAATTTTGTCTCTTATGCTTGGTGATTATACATAGTTCCTGCTAATGGACCATTAACTTCATTAATCAGCCCTTGTCCTGCAGCTACAGTGGCAGCttagcagctgctgctgtagtCCATTTAGAAAACACTGTGTGTAGGAGCAACAGTTTGTAATGTGATAAACTATGTGTAAAGGTTGCCATAAATGCTGCCTTCCAACTTAAcgtttttttctcctcccccttCATCCCTACCTCATCACACTGTGTGATCCTGTGAGCAATCTCCTTCAACTCCTTCATGGATTTTTCATCTTGGAAATCATAGGGGAAAGTTTCAGTCCATTCCTTCAGGAGCTGAATGATTTTGGCAGCGAAGGACTTCAGCTTTGCCTAGAAAGAAACAATGAGTTAATTACTGACCAAAGACCTTTCTGACAGCAGAACCTGATAAAGCCTCACATAAATCTAGACGCTCTTGAAAATAGCATTTGCATTTGtagaaaatgaaagggagaaaaaagaacacgCTGCACTTGAGCCATATTCCTAAACAGTACAATTTAGCCCTTTTTCAGGATAGCTTGGTTATGTCTCTTACCAAGCGctttgaagatattttcaagGTTAATTGCATAAAGCCAGAAGATGACAGGATAGTTTAAGCATCCTATTTGATTGAAGCCAAGGGGACTTGAGTTGATTTATGCCATCTGAGGTAGCAGTACCttagcatttcatttcaaatgcatgCCCAGTGCAGCACATACCAGGTATAGCTTGTGAGAGACGTTCATAAAGACAGTTCTGTTCTACAGAATTTATCAGACcctcaaaataaatgaacagtaGGAAGTGTCTGTGTTCTCTCCACGACATCCAAATAAAAAAGGACTCTGAGAATCAGTATTGGCCATTACTCAAAAATATATCAATGATAGAACAGGGAAGGAGAGCcatttttttaagttcttctGTTACTTGTGACTATTCTAGAGTTTTTAATCAGTTAGACCTGAAATGGACGCCAGTTATGCAAGTATCGTAGATTTACTGATGCTGCTCTCTCCAGCTGAAGCAGCGCTCTTGCAAAACTGGGGGAGTGTGCTAGAACACTTAACAAACAAGAAGAATCAAAACTTCATTCaggttatatttattttccacctgACCTGTGAGGCACTgaggagaaaatgaggaaactTTCATCTGTTTACCTCCCTGCTTGCATAAATGAATGTCCCATTGCACAGCAGTTCCTTCTCCTTATCTGCAATATACTTCTCTTATTGCGTTCTCCATCAGCAACTTAGGGGTTACAGCAGGTGATTTTGGCATGTGAGTGTTGCTATAAGAAATCAGTGCATTGCCTTCTAAGACAAATAGACAATGTTTGACAAGAACTGATAGAAATTCCTGCCCCAAACCATCATCTGATCATATAATGCCCCAGCTCATTTAACCAGGCCCAGAAGTCGATCAAACTAAACTATTTTCTGCACTCTTTACATCTCACTGGTATACAGTCAATGGGAATGTTAATAAATGGTTAATAAGAACTTTAAACCAAACACCCTGGAATCTTCACTCCAACAATGAAGCCAGTGCTCCTTGCAAGTGTGATGGggaattttcttgctttttttctcttttagtttttttcagagctgctaCACTCTGCTAGCTTGTTTTTCCTAGCTCTTTTTATTGATAGTGCTTAATCCTGCTAGTGAGAGAAGCACAGAATAGGTGGGTAGTGAtggcaagaagaaaatatttgctttgccAGCAGTTGGCGTTCCTGCAAAGAATGTAGgtacagaaaggaaagctatgcaagttcagtttctgttagtgctgctgctgtgggatcCCGCTTCAACATCTTTCCCGACAGAGACTGAGCTCTACATTACAGCTGTCAACCTTCTAAACTCCCGTTGTCATTTGCCTCGAGGAAAATACAATTTGTGCTTGTTCACTAGGGAATGTGTGGAGCCTATAATTATTAAAAGAATGAATAATTCTCGTGTGATATGAGAGAACTAATTAGCCAGCCAATGTGCGTCCATTCCATCAGAGCTAACAAGAGGTACATGCTTACTGCCCTGATCAGCAAAAGCTGCTCCAAAACTCCTCttggtattattattattatttttttaacttctggaATTTAATATAGAAGGCTGGGTAAACAAAGATTCAAAAATTCTCTGGCTGTGATATGAGCAGCTCCATCCGAACACTGACTTCCTACTGCACATATCCGTGCTCAAGAGTCGCTctgatttgctttctttgtgaCAGATAGCTAGGCATCTTTTGCAGGACAATAGCAAACAGTATTTCTCTTTGGGATTACAGGTGTAAAAGGCTTATTGTTTTAACTGATGCTTTTAATGCTCGTGGAAAAGAGATGTACTTTGAATGCTACACTAAAAACCAGTAGCTCAACAAAACGTGAGATTCCAGTTTCAAGTGCATTCTAATGAACCCCAAAGCAGTGTGACAGGCTTGCCACCCATGATTTGTGATAACCTAGATAGAAATCACAGATATGTGGGCAACagtgtgtgttttcctttttgtcatGCTTGCAATAAACCTGCTGCTACTGTAGTTCTGCTCCAGATGTCAGCCTCTCCCTGCAAGGCCTGGGTTCTCTGAAATCTATGGGAATACTTCTCccagaagtatttttttgagaagaaaaatacttctgttaaGTACTTTGGTCAT is part of the Numida meleagris isolate 19003 breed g44 Domestic line chromosome 5, NumMel1.0, whole genome shotgun sequence genome and harbors:
- the RASGEF1A gene encoding ras-GEF domain-containing family member 1A isoform X6, which codes for MSLAACPQKDSKAPPVNSHQEKRTYIFTFLLSSRVFIHPHELLAKVGQICIKQKQQLEAGTEAEKAKLKSFAAKIIQLLKEWTETFPYDFQDEKSMKELKEIAHRITQCDEENGTVKKIISQMTQNLLLALSARSQYQEIKEKFRQPATDKGTILKTKPQSTQKDILSVCCDPLILAQQLTHIELERVSNIYPEDLMQIVSHMDSLDNHKCRGDVTKTYNLEAYDNWFNCLSMLVATEICRVVKKKQRTRMVEFFIDVARECFNIGNFNSMMAIISGMNLSPVARLKKTWSKVKTAKFDVLEHHMDPSSNFCNYRTALQGAAQRSQTANSNREKIVIPVFNLFIKDIYFLHKIHTNRLPNGQINFKKFWEISRQIHDFLTWKQVECPFEKDKKIQSYLLTAPIYSEEALFIASFESEGPENHMEKDSWKTLRTTLLNRA